One segment of Candidatus Acidiferrales bacterium DNA contains the following:
- a CDS encoding enoyl-CoA hydratase/isomerase family protein: MTREQDRDTKQLVKYCVDGGLAIVELDDPPANTYSYEMMCQFDAVILRARMDENVHVLLLRGAGEKFFSAGASIPMLAKADPQFKYYFCLHANETLCRLEQTPKIVIAALNGHTVGGGLEIALACDIRIGKKEGGKIGLPEVNLGVLPGTGGTQRLARVVGRARAFEMMATGRTFSFEEALEIGLVHHVYEREKFWDAVMTYARQFCPPNKASNAVGRIKRAVVTGAEVGFGEALALERELQQLLFTSVDAKEGIDAYVEKRQPKFKGK, from the coding sequence ATGACAAGGGAACAGGATAGAGACACGAAGCAGCTTGTGAAGTATTGCGTCGATGGTGGCCTCGCCATCGTCGAGCTGGACGACCCCCCGGCGAACACCTACAGCTACGAAATGATGTGCCAGTTCGACGCGGTGATTCTACGGGCGCGCATGGACGAAAACGTTCATGTTTTACTGCTGCGCGGAGCAGGGGAAAAGTTTTTTTCCGCTGGGGCAAGTATTCCTATGCTCGCGAAGGCTGATCCACAATTCAAATATTATTTTTGCTTGCATGCGAATGAAACGCTGTGCCGATTGGAACAAACGCCAAAAATCGTGATCGCCGCGCTTAACGGTCATACAGTCGGTGGCGGGCTCGAGATTGCATTGGCATGCGATATTCGTATCGGGAAGAAAGAAGGAGGCAAGATTGGCTTGCCCGAGGTCAATTTGGGCGTCCTTCCCGGCACGGGCGGAACACAGCGACTCGCTCGGGTTGTTGGCCGGGCTCGCGCCTTTGAAATGATGGCCACGGGCCGCACGTTCAGTTTCGAGGAGGCATTGGAAATTGGGCTTGTTCATCATGTGTACGAACGCGAGAAATTCTGGGACGCCGTGATGACGTACGCACGGCAGTTCTGCCCTCCGAATAAAGCATCGAACGCGGTGGGACGGATCAAACGTGCTGTGGTGACCGGAGCTGAGGTTGGTTTTGGTGAAGCGCTGGCCCTTGAGCGCGAATTGCAGCAGCTTCTTTTTACGAGTGTGGACGCAAAAGAAGGAATTGATGCGTATGTCGAGAAGCGGCAGCCCAAATTCAAAGGGAAGTAA
- a CDS encoding mismatch-specific DNA-glycosylase: MRTLPDHLRRGMRLVIVGCNPGERSARVGHYYAGRGNEFWPLLYDSGVIPEPLTYNDDRRVVEFGIGLTDLVKRPSKGIEDIAREEFSEGRVLLAQKLEEFRPQLVAFNGKLVYEKFAGRRCFLGLQKEKLYGATVFVLPSTSAKNAKGRSVKMRHFKQLAKVLNRIRT, encoded by the coding sequence ATGCGAACGCTGCCTGATCATCTTCGCCGCGGAATGAGACTGGTAATTGTGGGATGTAACCCAGGAGAACGCTCGGCTCGCGTAGGACATTACTATGCCGGCCGGGGGAATGAGTTCTGGCCGCTCTTGTATGATTCCGGCGTCATTCCGGAACCTCTCACCTACAACGATGACCGGCGCGTGGTTGAGTTCGGGATCGGCCTGACGGATCTTGTCAAGCGGCCATCTAAGGGAATTGAAGATATTGCGCGCGAGGAGTTCTCCGAAGGCCGCGTTCTGTTAGCGCAGAAGCTCGAGGAGTTTCGGCCGCAGCTTGTTGCTTTCAATGGGAAATTAGTTTACGAAAAATTTGCGGGGCGGCGCTGTTTCCTCGGACTGCAGAAGGAAAAGCTTTACGGAGCCACCGTTTTCGTTCTGCCTTCGACCAGTGCGAAGAATGCAAAAGGCCGCAGCGTGAAGATGCGTCATTTTAAGCAGCTTGCCAAAGTGCTGAATCGGATTCGGACCTGA
- a CDS encoding CoA-transferase has protein sequence MGETNVAARKYTAGELMVVAAAREIANKELVFVGMRLPLLSFLIAKLTHAPQAVGLYENGVIRETPSPEMLYTMGDPPNLRGATLCGQMIDVMSFLQQGRVNVGFLGAAEVDRFGNLNSTWGRRAGVAVRLPGSGGACDIACLSQRTVVLLAHERHRLAERVSYVTSPGFGTGDRWRREHGLPHKSGPSAIITTRGVLRFGPDGEAYLASVHPGVPVEEVLASTSWTLRVAEHLDETAPPSAAELRAMRDLDPKGFWTGRQ, from the coding sequence ATGGGAGAAACAAATGTCGCCGCGCGGAAATATACGGCCGGCGAATTAATGGTTGTAGCCGCAGCGAGAGAAATCGCCAACAAGGAATTGGTGTTCGTTGGCATGCGGCTTCCGCTGCTCTCTTTTCTGATTGCGAAGCTCACGCATGCGCCGCAGGCGGTTGGCCTCTATGAGAACGGCGTAATTCGCGAGACTCCCTCGCCGGAGATGCTCTACACAATGGGTGATCCGCCGAACCTTCGAGGAGCTACACTTTGCGGACAGATGATCGACGTGATGTCGTTTCTGCAGCAGGGGCGCGTCAATGTCGGCTTTCTCGGGGCGGCAGAAGTCGACCGGTTCGGCAATCTGAATTCGACATGGGGACGACGGGCCGGTGTGGCTGTGCGCTTGCCGGGTTCCGGTGGTGCGTGCGATATCGCGTGCCTTTCGCAACGCACCGTGGTGTTGCTCGCGCACGAAAGGCACCGGCTTGCGGAGCGCGTGAGCTATGTGACTTCGCCGGGATTTGGCACCGGTGATCGCTGGCGGCGCGAACATGGCTTGCCGCACAAGTCGGGCCCCTCGGCAATCATCACGACGCGAGGGGTACTGCGTTTTGGTCCAGACGGCGAAGCGTATCTCGCCTCTGTTCATCCCGGTGTGCCTGTTGAAGAAGTCCTGGCAAGTACTTCATGGACATTGCGAGTGGCGGAGCACCTGGACGAAACGGCCCCGCCTTCCGCTGCGGAGCTTCGCGCGATGCGCGATCTCGATCCAAAAGGATTCTGGACTGGCCGGCAATGA
- a CDS encoding enoyl-CoA hydratase/isomerase family protein, with translation MIAYKNIQIHNGDRLARIVLNRPPLNVMNIAMMREIGWAIDELASQIDFLAFEGSGVKAFSAGADASDHKTERVAEMLQTFHAIFRKLWKSPVVTIAAVHGHCLGGGFELATFCDFLIAEESARFGQPEIKLGCFPPVATVTLPQIAGMRVATDLILSGRTISASEAQQLGLVSRVVPEGALDGAVRTLVNDLRALSPRVLGMARRALWDAAGFDFDRRLKAVEDFYLGELMKTEDAQEGIRAFLEKRDPAWHGR, from the coding sequence ATGATCGCATACAAGAACATTCAAATACACAACGGTGATCGCCTCGCGCGCATTGTTCTGAACCGTCCTCCGCTTAACGTAATGAATATCGCGATGATGCGTGAAATCGGCTGGGCGATCGATGAGCTTGCGTCGCAGATTGATTTCCTGGCCTTTGAAGGATCAGGAGTCAAGGCATTTTCGGCAGGTGCAGATGCCAGCGATCACAAAACTGAGCGAGTCGCGGAAATGTTGCAGACATTTCACGCGATATTCCGCAAGCTTTGGAAAAGCCCAGTCGTGACCATCGCCGCAGTGCACGGGCATTGTCTGGGAGGCGGTTTCGAGCTGGCGACGTTTTGCGATTTCTTGATTGCCGAGGAATCCGCAAGATTTGGCCAACCGGAGATTAAGCTGGGATGTTTTCCGCCTGTGGCAACAGTTACTTTGCCTCAGATTGCCGGCATGCGTGTCGCGACCGACTTAATATTGAGCGGTCGGACGATTTCGGCAAGCGAAGCTCAGCAGCTTGGGCTCGTTTCGCGGGTTGTCCCAGAGGGTGCGTTGGATGGCGCGGTGAGAACGCTTGTAAATGACTTACGCGCATTGAGTCCGCGAGTACTGGGTATGGCGCGGCGTGCGCTCTGGGATGCAGCAGGATTCGATTTTGATCGCAGGCTGAAGGCCGTTGAGGATTTTTATTTGGGAGAGCTGATGAAGACCGAAGACGCGCAGGAGGGAATCCGAGCGTTTCTCGAAAAACGCGATCCCGCTTGGCACGGACGGTAA
- a CDS encoding CoA-transferase, with product MGAESKVVSMREAIGRHVPSGSMVLMGAQLEPMIPFSAGHELIRQGRRDLTLVGPISDILFDQLIGAGCVERVMAAWVGNVSEGTGYCFRRAVEAQIPRRIDVVDYSNFTLALALHAGALGIPFMPTYSTLGSDLLKKNGNLREFSSPVSEEKLIAVRALRPDVAIIQVQKADPQGNAHIWGSLGVAIDGARAARSVMVVAEEIVAPEVIASDPNRTLIPGFLVSAVVHEPGGAHPSPVQGHYGRDHRFFAEYHDETRELAEFERWLEKWVLSAPDRRAYLDKLGAARTFSLAVREHASSVPADFGV from the coding sequence ATGGGTGCAGAGTCAAAAGTCGTCAGCATGAGAGAAGCCATTGGGCGCCATGTACCTTCAGGCTCGATGGTGTTAATGGGCGCGCAGCTTGAGCCTATGATTCCGTTTTCGGCGGGGCACGAACTGATTCGCCAGGGCCGGCGCGATTTGACGCTCGTGGGGCCGATTTCCGACATTCTGTTTGACCAGTTGATAGGCGCGGGCTGTGTTGAGCGAGTGATGGCTGCGTGGGTTGGCAATGTGTCTGAAGGGACCGGCTATTGCTTCCGGCGTGCGGTCGAAGCGCAAATTCCGAGGCGGATTGATGTAGTCGATTATTCGAATTTCACACTGGCGCTCGCTCTTCATGCAGGCGCCTTGGGCATACCGTTTATGCCTACGTATTCGACGCTCGGGAGCGATCTCCTTAAGAAGAATGGCAACCTGCGTGAATTCTCCTCGCCCGTCAGCGAGGAAAAACTCATTGCGGTGCGAGCGCTTCGCCCCGACGTTGCGATCATTCAAGTCCAGAAAGCGGATCCACAAGGGAATGCGCATATCTGGGGCAGCCTCGGCGTGGCCATCGACGGCGCGCGAGCGGCGAGGAGCGTGATGGTGGTTGCGGAAGAGATTGTCGCGCCGGAGGTGATTGCGTCCGACCCCAATCGTACACTCATTCCCGGCTTTCTCGTTTCTGCCGTGGTGCATGAGCCGGGCGGCGCGCATCCTTCGCCTGTGCAGGGTCACTATGGTCGCGATCACAGATTCTTCGCCGAGTATCATGACGAGACGCGTGAATTGGCTGAATTCGAGCGCTGGCTTGAGAAATGGGTATTGAGCGCGCCGGATCGCCGGGCATACCTTGATAAGCTCGGCGCGGCACGGACTTTTTCGCTTGCGGTGCGAGAGCATGCGTCCTCGGTGCCCGCTGACTTTGGCGTTTGA
- a CDS encoding rhodanese-like domain-containing protein, translated as MPEDLFANIEVGPHEVRQSLDRGEKVLFVDVREPWEHQLCHIEGSQLIPLGQIAANLHAFENAQNVVVFCHSGRRSLDAAAWLRSQGVSSARSMAGGIDRWSREIDSSVPRY; from the coding sequence ATGCCAGAAGATTTGTTTGCAAATATCGAAGTCGGCCCCCACGAGGTGAGGCAATCACTGGATCGCGGCGAAAAGGTTTTGTTCGTCGACGTGCGCGAGCCCTGGGAGCATCAGCTTTGCCACATCGAGGGATCGCAGCTAATCCCCCTAGGGCAGATCGCCGCCAATCTCCACGCCTTCGAGAATGCCCAAAATGTCGTAGTCTTTTGTCACAGTGGGCGGCGAAGTCTCGATGCAGCTGCGTGGCTGCGTTCACAGGGAGTTTCGAGCGCACGTTCCATGGCAGGCGGAATCGACCGGTGGTCTCGCGAAATCGACTCCAGCGTGCCGCGCTACTGA
- a CDS encoding amidohydrolase family protein: MALESGGPIIDIHIHIQPLHMFKPHALALIQKGRKDYAEVEKYTSDSKAFLKFLDEMGIERAGLINYVSPEVIGFPPEVNDWIADYCSTDPKRLLAFGSVHPKHVPDAGAEVDRLAKIGIRGLKVHPSHQEFAPNAYRDGFGPLAAMYERAQANGIPVMIHTGTSIFPGARNPYAQPILADDVSIDFPKLVVILAHGGRPLWMNEAFFLVRRHPNMYMDISGIPPQRLMEYFPRIEEIADKVLWGTDWPGPGVPAIRGNIEQFRRLPISEAAQRKILHDNAARLFPVGP; this comes from the coding sequence TTGGCATTGGAATCAGGCGGCCCGATCATCGATATCCACATCCATATTCAGCCACTACACATGTTCAAACCTCACGCTCTGGCATTAATCCAAAAAGGACGCAAGGATTACGCGGAGGTTGAGAAATACACGTCAGATTCGAAGGCCTTTCTCAAGTTCCTGGACGAGATGGGAATTGAGAGAGCTGGCTTGATTAACTACGTCAGCCCTGAAGTTATTGGTTTTCCGCCGGAAGTGAACGATTGGATTGCCGATTATTGCTCTACGGATCCGAAGCGACTGCTCGCATTCGGGTCCGTGCACCCGAAACATGTTCCCGATGCCGGCGCTGAAGTGGACCGCCTGGCAAAGATTGGCATCCGGGGCCTCAAGGTGCACCCTTCGCATCAGGAGTTTGCCCCGAATGCATATCGTGATGGATTCGGGCCGCTCGCGGCGATGTATGAGCGGGCTCAGGCAAACGGGATACCAGTGATGATTCACACGGGTACTTCTATTTTTCCCGGAGCGCGGAATCCATATGCTCAGCCGATCTTGGCCGACGACGTGTCCATCGACTTTCCGAAACTTGTGGTTATCCTGGCGCACGGTGGCCGTCCACTGTGGATGAACGAAGCGTTCTTTCTTGTTCGCCGTCATCCGAATATGTACATGGACATTTCCGGCATTCCGCCACAGCGACTCATGGAGTATTTTCCTCGAATCGAAGAAATTGCCGATAAAGTACTTTGGGGCACGGATTGGCCGGGGCCGGGAGTTCCCGCGATTCGAGGCAACATAGAACAATTTCGCAGGCTGCCGATTTCGGAAGCTGCGCAGCGCAAGATTCTCCATGACAATGCCGCGCGGCTGTTCCCCGTGGGTCCTTGA
- a CDS encoding 3-hydroxyacyl-CoA dehydrogenase NAD-binding domain-containing protein, with amino-acid sequence MTMPRGCSPWVLDILFVASPGRSGSLHFSQGEIMEIKTVLVIGAGTMGRGIAYCSALAGYQTILEDVSQPMVEQGLDYIRRAFDEGVARGKATEEQKQQAMAHITTSNVVQDACRQADFIIEAVPEEMETKLEIFTILDKFAKPGAIFASNTSSLSITEMAAITFRPENCIGMHFFNPVQKMKLLEIVRGLETSEATVAACAEAGRNMGKDVVVVRESPGFVTSRINAMIGNEAFFMLQEGVASAVDIDKALKLGLNHPMGPFELVDLVGLDVRLSILQHLHRTLGEKYRPCPLLEQYVKAGRLGRKSGRGVYDYKEAGAKPKS; translated from the coding sequence ATGACAATGCCGCGCGGCTGTTCCCCGTGGGTCCTTGATATATTGTTTGTTGCAAGTCCCGGCAGGTCTGGATCGCTTCATTTTTCACAGGGAGAAATCATGGAAATTAAAACCGTGCTAGTGATCGGTGCCGGAACTATGGGCCGCGGGATCGCCTATTGCTCTGCGCTTGCGGGTTATCAAACGATTCTGGAGGATGTTTCGCAGCCAATGGTGGAGCAGGGGCTTGATTATATTCGTCGTGCTTTTGACGAAGGGGTTGCTCGCGGGAAAGCGACTGAAGAGCAAAAACAACAGGCCATGGCGCACATCACAACGTCGAATGTGGTTCAGGATGCTTGCCGCCAGGCCGACTTCATTATTGAAGCGGTTCCTGAAGAAATGGAAACAAAGCTGGAGATTTTTACAATCCTCGACAAATTCGCGAAGCCGGGCGCGATATTCGCAAGTAACACATCGTCTCTCTCTATTACGGAAATGGCTGCGATCACATTTCGCCCCGAAAACTGCATCGGCATGCATTTCTTCAACCCCGTCCAGAAAATGAAGCTGCTCGAGATTGTCCGTGGGCTGGAAACTTCGGAGGCGACTGTCGCGGCATGCGCCGAGGCGGGAAGGAACATGGGCAAGGACGTAGTAGTCGTGCGCGAATCGCCTGGGTTCGTGACCAGCCGCATCAATGCCATGATTGGCAATGAGGCGTTTTTCATGTTGCAGGAAGGCGTTGCCAGCGCTGTTGATATCGACAAAGCGTTGAAGCTGGGGCTGAATCACCCGATGGGACCGTTTGAGCTTGTTGATCTCGTTGGTCTCGATGTGCGGCTGAGTATTTTGCAGCACTTGCATCGCACGCTGGGCGAAAAATATCGTCCGTGTCCGCTGCTTGAACAATATGTGAAGGCGGGCCGCTTAGGTCGCAAGTCCGGGCGCGGTGTATACGATTACAAAGAAGCAGGGGCCAAGCCGAAATCCTAA
- a CDS encoding macro domain-containing protein: MASIEKAISFLQGDLTDMDVDAIVNAANNDLQLGGGVAGAIRRKGGEEIQRECDEIGSIAVGGAAITTGGRLKARYVIHAASMALGGRTTANALRSSVGESLKLAAQHRLTSIAFPAVGTGIAAFPMHECAEIMLEAATRHLEGTTALEKIYFVLFDERALKTFEQVWKDKGPESRADS, encoded by the coding sequence ATGGCGAGTATCGAAAAGGCGATTTCTTTTCTGCAGGGCGATCTGACAGATATGGACGTCGACGCGATCGTCAATGCTGCAAACAACGATTTGCAATTGGGCGGAGGAGTGGCTGGCGCGATTCGGCGCAAGGGTGGCGAGGAGATTCAACGGGAGTGTGATGAGATTGGCTCAATTGCCGTTGGAGGCGCGGCGATTACCACAGGTGGTCGTCTCAAAGCACGATATGTGATTCATGCGGCAAGCATGGCACTCGGCGGCCGAACGACAGCGAATGCGCTACGCAGTTCGGTAGGAGAATCTTTGAAGCTTGCCGCACAGCACAGATTGACCAGCATTGCCTTTCCAGCCGTCGGAACCGGCATCGCTGCTTTCCCGATGCACGAATGCGCGGAGATTATGCTGGAGGCGGCGACGCGGCACCTCGAAGGGACCACTGCCCTCGAAAAGATCTATTTCGTTCTCTTCGATGAACGAGCACTGAAAACGTTCGAGCAAGTTTGGAAAGATAAAGGCCCAGAGTCGCGCGCTGATTCTTAG
- a CDS encoding M1 family aminopeptidase: protein MANRTVIRGLSMVKFGLCLALFALPFCFIADTALAQQQLPEFDFDAVHYDVKATLHPDQESLTADAKVELVAKVDSSTILFELHPDLHIDSVTLVGDGRKLDFHRDSFNPLDVVVSLPSSAQAGMHVTIDFEYSGAFANDEDSPTKDVRFAWIDKNSAYLLLPARWFPLTDYPSNRYTATFQIIAPDTFAVTGTGASSIPTELPPETAGEPGRAQYTFTCNAPGPVGTFVAGNLQLSPVHAQGLSISVFAPPSASSTAGHMGDALAAILLYYSSEFGPLSSPNVTLAQLPDGTLDDYSAPGLLLLSAHEWNNSLDQSALAHVAAEQWWGNQVLPASPSDVWVTDGLAQYIAAMYIEHSAGESDFRKELTSFAIGSVMYPNASPIAQAGQLQRYSPQYESTVVQKGAMVFHMLRSSMGDASFAALIHDFYVQHEGKNASIDDFEKLAQSRLPAPVQGQRRLNFVAFFSQWLASTGIPEFKLDYIVYRTPKGFKVVGKVMQPIETFNMPVEIRVDAEGNPVTKTVQVIGTSTEFTIDTYGQPKPDGISIDPDDDILKTDPKLQIRALIAKGEGLAEQGKFAEAIQQYQQALSIQSNNSLADFRIGEAFFYQKNYSSAADSFRSALDGDLAPSYRWVEVWSHIYLGKIFDLTGSRERAINEYEKAEELKDDTGGAQKEAEKYMKSPYTSPDSQPAAPVPSKQAKS, encoded by the coding sequence ATGGCAAATCGTACTGTCATTCGAGGTCTTAGCATGGTCAAATTCGGGCTTTGTCTCGCGTTGTTCGCTCTGCCCTTCTGTTTCATTGCTGATACAGCACTGGCGCAGCAACAACTCCCGGAATTTGATTTCGATGCCGTTCACTATGACGTTAAAGCGACTCTTCATCCGGATCAGGAGAGCTTAACGGCAGACGCAAAGGTTGAACTGGTAGCGAAAGTAGATTCGAGCACAATTCTTTTCGAGCTGCACCCGGATCTTCATATTGATTCCGTCACGTTGGTGGGCGACGGTCGAAAACTCGACTTTCATCGCGATTCGTTCAACCCGCTGGATGTCGTGGTATCTCTTCCCTCCAGCGCCCAGGCTGGGATGCATGTCACGATTGACTTCGAATATTCGGGCGCCTTTGCCAACGACGAAGACAGCCCCACAAAAGACGTTCGCTTCGCGTGGATCGATAAGAATTCTGCCTACTTACTGCTTCCCGCTCGCTGGTTTCCGCTTACCGATTATCCTTCTAATCGTTACACGGCGACGTTTCAGATCATAGCGCCTGACACTTTTGCGGTTACCGGCACAGGCGCATCTTCCATACCAACGGAGTTGCCGCCGGAAACAGCAGGCGAGCCTGGACGAGCTCAGTACACATTTACGTGCAACGCCCCCGGACCGGTTGGAACGTTTGTCGCTGGTAATTTACAGCTCTCCCCAGTTCACGCGCAGGGATTGTCAATTTCCGTTTTCGCTCCGCCTTCCGCGAGTTCAACTGCCGGACACATGGGCGACGCGCTGGCGGCCATACTGCTTTACTATTCGAGCGAATTTGGTCCTTTGTCGTCGCCGAACGTGACCCTGGCGCAGTTGCCGGACGGCACGCTCGACGATTACTCGGCTCCGGGTTTGCTGCTGCTGAGCGCGCACGAGTGGAACAACAGCCTTGATCAGTCTGCGCTCGCACACGTCGCTGCGGAGCAATGGTGGGGGAATCAGGTTCTTCCTGCGTCGCCATCCGACGTCTGGGTCACCGATGGTTTGGCGCAATATATTGCTGCGATGTATATCGAGCACTCGGCGGGCGAATCCGATTTTCGCAAGGAACTAACCTCTTTTGCGATCGGCTCTGTGATGTACCCAAACGCCTCTCCGATTGCTCAGGCGGGACAGTTGCAGCGCTACTCGCCCCAGTATGAATCGACAGTAGTGCAAAAAGGCGCGATGGTATTTCACATGTTGCGGTCGTCCATGGGAGATGCGTCTTTCGCCGCGTTAATCCACGATTTCTATGTCCAACACGAAGGAAAGAATGCCAGCATCGACGATTTTGAAAAGCTGGCGCAGTCGAGGCTGCCGGCGCCCGTGCAAGGCCAACGCCGATTGAATTTCGTGGCGTTCTTCTCACAGTGGCTCGCCTCGACCGGCATCCCTGAATTCAAGCTGGACTACATCGTTTATCGCACTCCCAAGGGATTCAAAGTGGTCGGGAAAGTGATGCAACCGATCGAAACCTTTAACATGCCCGTGGAAATTCGCGTCGACGCCGAAGGCAATCCTGTAACGAAAACGGTCCAGGTGATCGGCACGTCGACCGAATTCACGATCGACACATATGGCCAGCCCAAACCCGATGGCATATCCATTGATCCCGATGACGATATTCTGAAGACGGATCCAAAGCTGCAAATTCGCGCGCTCATTGCAAAGGGAGAAGGTCTCGCAGAGCAGGGTAAATTTGCCGAGGCGATCCAGCAGTATCAGCAAGCTCTCAGCATTCAGTCGAATAATTCGCTGGCCGACTTCCGCATTGGCGAAGCATTTTTCTATCAGAAGAATTATTCGTCCGCAGCGGACTCATTCCGCAGCGCACTCGATGGCGACTTGGCTCCGAGCTATCGCTGGGTTGAGGTATGGAGCCACATCTACCTCGGCAAGATTTTTGATTTGACCGGCTCGCGGGAAAGAGCCATCAACGAATACGAAAAAGCGGAAGAGCTGAAGGACGACACAGGCGGAGCCCAGAAGGAAGCTGAGAAATACATGAAGTCGCCGTACACGAGTCCTGATTCACAGCCGGCCGCTCCTGTGCCTTCAAAACAAGCAAAGTCGTAA
- the lpxB gene encoding lipid-A-disaccharide synthase, whose product MKPREILISAGEASGDMYAARLARAIQKQTDVHLFGMGGPKMRAAGVELLADASDIAVVGITEVLRRLPAVWRAWRKLEREAVRREPALAVTVDSPGFNFGLARRLKKHGIRNVYFISPQIWAWRPGRMRWIQRRFERVLVIFSFEVELYRKAGVQVDFVGHPLVDSVHATMTRAQFVERYGIDGTKPILAVLPGSRPSEIRRSLPTITEACARLRKNYPLEFVLALAPGLDEQVIRPYERPDVPLIPVKGATYEALAAADCAIVSSGTATVEAALLDCPMVVVYRVSALTAAIARHMVTSSFFAMVNVISGRQIAAELIQDQFTAEALENEVRRLLDAPRAREDQKRGLAEVRAKLGKGGAIERAAEIIAGML is encoded by the coding sequence ATGAAGCCGCGAGAGATTCTCATTTCTGCAGGCGAGGCGTCGGGTGACATGTATGCCGCGCGTCTTGCGCGGGCGATCCAAAAACAAACTGACGTTCATCTTTTCGGCATGGGCGGCCCGAAAATGCGCGCAGCGGGGGTCGAACTGCTTGCGGACGCCTCGGACATCGCTGTTGTCGGAATCACGGAAGTGCTTCGCCGTCTTCCTGCGGTCTGGCGCGCATGGCGAAAATTGGAACGCGAAGCTGTGCGCCGCGAGCCTGCTCTCGCGGTTACCGTCGATTCTCCGGGATTTAATTTTGGCCTTGCACGCCGTTTGAAAAAGCATGGCATCCGTAATGTCTACTTCATTAGTCCGCAGATTTGGGCGTGGAGGCCCGGGCGTATGCGCTGGATTCAACGACGATTCGAGCGCGTGCTCGTGATTTTCTCCTTCGAAGTAGAATTGTATCGCAAGGCTGGAGTTCAGGTTGATTTCGTCGGCCATCCTCTGGTCGATTCCGTGCATGCCACGATGACACGCGCGCAATTCGTCGAACGATATGGCATTGATGGAACCAAGCCAATCCTTGCCGTGCTGCCCGGAAGCAGGCCGAGTGAAATTCGGCGAAGTTTGCCGACCATCACGGAGGCATGCGCGAGACTTCGAAAGAACTATCCGTTGGAGTTTGTCCTAGCTCTTGCTCCCGGGCTGGATGAGCAAGTCATTCGGCCCTATGAGCGCCCTGATGTACCTCTGATACCCGTGAAAGGCGCTACTTATGAGGCGCTTGCAGCTGCTGACTGTGCCATAGTCTCCAGCGGCACTGCGACGGTGGAAGCGGCGCTGCTCGATTGCCCTATGGTGGTTGTTTACCGCGTATCCGCGTTGACTGCGGCAATCGCGCGTCACATGGTCACGAGCTCATTTTTCGCCATGGTCAACGTAATTTCTGGCCGGCAGATTGCAGCAGAACTGATCCAGGATCAATTCACAGCGGAAGCTCTCGAAAATGAGGTCCGGCGTTTGCTGGACGCGCCGCGGGCGCGCGAGGACCAGAAGCGTGGTTTGGCCGAAGTCCGGGCAAAATTGGGAAAAGGAGGCGCCATCGAGCGCGCTGCTGAAATCATCGCTGGAATGCTGTAA